A genomic window from Thermococcus nautili includes:
- a CDS encoding UPF0147 family protein: MSELIQQIVQVLKEQVVQDTVVPRNIRRAAEQAIEVLLDESKEPAVRAADAIAILEEISEDPNMPMHTRTIIWEVLGALEQVK; encoded by the coding sequence ATGAGCGAGCTGATTCAGCAGATTGTGCAGGTTCTCAAGGAGCAGGTCGTCCAGGACACCGTTGTTCCCAGGAACATAAGGCGCGCCGCCGAGCAGGCCATAGAGGTTCTCCTCGACGAGAGCAAGGAGCCCGCGGTTAGGGCGGCCGATGCAATAGCCATTCTCGAGGAGATTAGCGAGGACCCGAACATGCCCATGCACACGAGGACCATCATATGGGAAGTTCTCGGTGCCCTCGAGCAGGTTAAGTGA
- a CDS encoding AbrB/MazE/SpoVT family DNA-binding domain-containing protein, with amino-acid sequence MPVTKVTRNYQITIPAEIRKALGIKQGEYLTVELRGDEIVIKRAKRTWKTYRLGRKYSLEEMERMIEESIEEALTWEE; translated from the coding sequence ATGCCGGTCACGAAGGTAACCCGGAACTACCAGATAACGATTCCGGCCGAGATTAGAAAAGCTTTGGGCATAAAGCAGGGCGAATACCTCACCGTTGAGCTGAGGGGGGATGAGATAGTTATCAAAAGGGCAAAGAGAACGTGGAAGACCTACCGCCTGGGCAGAAAGTACAGCCTCGAAGAGATGGAAAGAATGATTGAGGAGTCCATAGAGGAGGCGTTGACATGGGAAGAGTAG
- a CDS encoding aldolase — MTRIAKRQLVLYSRKAHERGLTAAFGGNLSVRVGNLVFIKATGAVMDEMTEEQVAVVDLSGNQLSGVRPSSEYRLHLAVYRARPDVKAIAHLHPPYSIVASTLLEGELPIITPEAELYLGRIPIAPFRPAGTEELAEVTAEALKGADAVLMAKHGIVTVGKSLREAFYKAELVEESAKLWYMSRK, encoded by the coding sequence ATGACCCGAATAGCAAAACGCCAGCTCGTTCTCTACTCAAGAAAGGCCCACGAGCGCGGTTTAACTGCAGCATTCGGCGGGAACCTGAGCGTCCGCGTCGGGAATTTGGTGTTCATCAAGGCGACCGGAGCCGTTATGGATGAGATGACCGAGGAACAGGTGGCCGTGGTAGACCTCAGCGGAAACCAGCTCTCTGGCGTTAGGCCCTCCTCCGAGTACAGGCTCCATCTGGCCGTTTACAGAGCGAGGCCGGACGTTAAGGCAATAGCCCACCTCCACCCGCCTTACTCGATAGTCGCCTCGACCCTCCTCGAAGGCGAACTGCCGATAATAACGCCCGAGGCCGAGCTCTACCTTGGGAGAATTCCAATAGCGCCGTTCAGACCGGCGGGAACCGAGGAGCTCGCGGAAGTCACGGCAGAAGCTTTGAAGGGTGCGGACGCGGTTCTGATGGCGAAGCACGGAATCGTGACCGTCGGAAAAAGCCTGAGAGAAGCTTTTTACAAGGCGGAGCTGGTTGAGGAGAGCGCCAAGCTGTGGTACATGAGCAGGAAATGA
- a CDS encoding PIN domain-containing protein translates to MGRVAVIDTNFFVYALFEDYERHEEALDILMNLDKWVVPTITLYELIWQLAKMGVPPNNAEDMIKQIIEEPRTEIVDDRRYLLSAFELFGNLGLKHYNDSVILAIAKEVGTLASYDKKLRNRAMKVGIKPIPEVLE, encoded by the coding sequence ATGGGAAGAGTAGCGGTTATCGACACGAACTTTTTCGTTTATGCCCTGTTTGAGGATTACGAGAGACACGAAGAGGCCCTCGACATCTTAATGAACCTTGATAAGTGGGTCGTGCCTACAATAACCCTCTATGAGCTCATTTGGCAACTGGCAAAAATGGGTGTTCCCCCGAATAACGCTGAAGATATGATTAAGCAGATAATTGAAGAACCCAGGACAGAAATCGTCGATGATAGGCGGTATTTACTATCGGCCTTCGAGCTCTTCGGAAACCTCGGTCTCAAGCACTACAACGACTCCGTAATCCTTGCGATAGCCAAGGAAGTCGGAACCCTCGCGAGCTACGACAAAAAGCTTAGAAACCGTGCAATGAAAGTTGGAATTAAACCCATCCCGGAGGTGTTGGAATGA
- a CDS encoding PrsW family glutamic-type intramembrane protease, translating into MLGVLLVVGYVLIALAVGVSVFLKTLSWLAETDRAIFPLPLRSAMGWGILAFLVALTLEALALYPFWGTPTALLILALVVGPIEEGAKLIPFIAKKDESVLTRWHLTIKTALAFGFIEAVMYFILLVSMGNIIGALFRTIVIMFHVAWTAIALEEALKGSLAWGYLKAALIHSLYDAPLLLLYTSGALAGVVSLVSVVVLVYLHNSVDGAFEFAVSYARKAVARRNESDAEEYSEETPMENGETWENGERVENNEEENSWELTASP; encoded by the coding sequence ATGCTCGGGGTACTGCTCGTCGTTGGCTACGTACTCATCGCGCTCGCGGTTGGGGTTAGCGTGTTTCTCAAAACGCTGTCCTGGCTCGCGGAGACGGACAGGGCAATATTCCCCCTACCACTCCGCTCGGCTATGGGCTGGGGAATCTTGGCGTTTCTGGTTGCCCTGACCCTCGAGGCGCTCGCCTTATACCCGTTCTGGGGTACTCCCACGGCCCTCCTAATCCTCGCCCTCGTGGTGGGTCCCATCGAGGAAGGCGCTAAGCTAATCCCCTTCATCGCCAAAAAGGACGAGAGCGTACTGACCCGGTGGCACCTCACCATAAAAACGGCACTGGCCTTCGGCTTCATAGAGGCGGTCATGTACTTCATACTCCTCGTCTCCATGGGGAACATAATCGGCGCCCTCTTCAGGACGATAGTCATCATGTTCCACGTTGCCTGGACCGCGATAGCACTGGAAGAGGCCCTCAAAGGGTCCCTCGCGTGGGGCTACCTCAAGGCGGCCCTGATTCACAGCCTCTATGATGCACCCCTCCTACTGTTGTACACCAGCGGAGCCCTTGCAGGCGTCGTTTCCCTCGTAAGCGTTGTTGTTCTCGTGTACCTCCACAACTCGGTTGACGGTGCCTTCGAATTCGCGGTGAGCTACGCGAGGAAAGCCGTCGCCCGGAGGAATGAAAGCGACGCCGAGGAGTACTCGGAAGAAACGCCGATGGAAAACGGTGAAACCTGGGAAAACGGTGAGAGGGTGGAAAATAACGAAGAGGAGAACTCTTGGGAACTCACCGCTTCGCCTTGA
- the lrpA gene encoding HTH-type transcriptional regulator LrpA, which produces MLDERDKIILDMLTKDARTPFTEIAKVLGISETAVRKRVKALEEAGVIKQYTIVVDPSKLGYNLVSITGIDTKPEKIFEVASKLKEFDFVRHVYLTSGDHMIMAEIWARDGEDLSDIISNKIGRIEGVTKVCPAIILERMK; this is translated from the coding sequence ATGCTGGACGAGAGGGATAAGATTATACTCGACATGCTCACCAAGGACGCGAGGACACCTTTCACGGAGATAGCGAAGGTTCTCGGCATAAGCGAGACGGCAGTTAGGAAGCGCGTCAAGGCGCTTGAGGAGGCAGGAGTGATAAAGCAGTACACCATAGTTGTGGACCCATCGAAGCTCGGCTACAACCTCGTGAGCATCACCGGGATAGACACCAAGCCGGAGAAGATTTTTGAGGTCGCCAGCAAGCTCAAGGAGTTCGACTTCGTGAGGCACGTTTACTTGACGAGCGGTGACCACATGATAATGGCCGAGATTTGGGCCAGGGACGGGGAGGACCTATCGGATATAATCTCAAACAAAATCGGCAGGATTGAGGGCGTCACCAAGGTCTGCCCGGCGATAATCCTCGAGAGAATGAAGTGA
- a CDS encoding pyridoxal-phosphate dependent enzyme → MHPKIGSLLARFPRVELIKWETPIQYLPKVSERLGVDVYVKRDDLTGFGIGGNKVRKLEFLLGDAIARGCDTVITTGAVHSNHAFVTALAAKSLGLDAVLVLRGKEELKGNYLLDELMGIETRVYSVEKTSELWPIAQKVAEELKKEGRKPYLIPAGGASPVGTLGYVRAVGEIHAQMTRLGVEFDSVVDAVGSGGTLAGLLLGSVLVKAPWKVVGMDVGGFVEGLGERVKKLALEASELMGVSVEVPEPEIHDYGFGAYGKIVKEVAELIRFVGTSEGIILDPVYTGKAFYGLMELAERGELGETVLFIHTGGFPGVFHYGEEMLELIQKA, encoded by the coding sequence ATGCACCCAAAGATAGGTTCGCTTCTCGCGAGGTTCCCGAGGGTTGAGCTGATAAAGTGGGAGACCCCGATTCAGTACCTTCCGAAGGTCAGCGAAAGGCTCGGGGTTGACGTCTACGTCAAGCGCGACGATTTGACCGGCTTCGGAATCGGCGGAAACAAGGTCCGGAAGCTCGAGTTCCTTCTCGGCGATGCGATAGCCAGGGGTTGCGACACGGTCATAACAACCGGTGCCGTTCACTCCAACCACGCGTTCGTTACCGCTCTCGCTGCCAAGAGCCTCGGATTAGATGCCGTTCTCGTTCTAAGGGGAAAGGAAGAGCTCAAGGGCAACTACCTCCTCGACGAGCTCATGGGAATCGAGACGAGGGTTTACAGCGTCGAGAAGACGAGCGAGCTCTGGCCGATTGCTCAAAAGGTCGCCGAAGAGCTGAAAAAAGAGGGCAGAAAACCCTACCTCATTCCCGCCGGCGGAGCCTCCCCGGTTGGAACGCTCGGCTACGTGAGGGCCGTTGGGGAAATCCACGCCCAGATGACAAGGCTCGGCGTTGAGTTCGACTCGGTCGTTGACGCCGTCGGCAGTGGAGGAACTCTGGCAGGTCTGCTCCTTGGCTCGGTCCTCGTGAAGGCCCCCTGGAAGGTCGTCGGCATGGACGTCGGCGGCTTCGTTGAAGGCCTGGGAGAGCGCGTGAAGAAACTCGCCCTTGAGGCGTCGGAACTGATGGGCGTCAGCGTTGAAGTTCCCGAGCCGGAAATCCACGACTACGGCTTTGGAGCATACGGAAAGATAGTGAAGGAGGTCGCCGAGCTCATAAGGTTCGTAGGCACGAGCGAGGGAATAATCCTCGACCCGGTCTACACCGGAAAGGCCTTCTACGGCCTCATGGAGCTGGCTGAGAGGGGAGAACTCGGCGAAACCGTGCTTTTCATCCACACCGGCGGCTTTCCGGGCGTCTTCCACTACGGCGAGGAGATGCTGGAACTAATCCAAAAGGCTTAA
- a CDS encoding DUF835 domain-containing protein: MLLTIEKSVKRNLRVSYFTRVFNLLIGAFLLVVVAELIGVLLRTSVLYGNETYAIIRSILLTIGALLLFLSSVMLYLPFARGQYVIVPIATEPSQEIAYGAYWGRSEATERLFVELTKHRHLPGIAVTRDPPEVFRSRLGLKIVPVLWVSKVRHDEAVDPTRLPYLLENLKAFLESTNLDKVILIDCVEYLLLENKPESVLKFIASLRDLATLNRGILLVSIEREALDEKTFNMLVSELKPVEELEKMLSK; the protein is encoded by the coding sequence ATGCTGCTCACGATTGAAAAAAGCGTTAAGAGGAATCTCCGGGTTAGCTACTTCACCAGGGTTTTTAATCTGCTCATCGGAGCGTTTCTTCTCGTCGTTGTGGCGGAGCTTATAGGAGTTCTTCTCCGCACTTCAGTCTTGTATGGCAATGAAACGTACGCAATCATACGGTCAATTCTCCTGACAATCGGCGCCCTTTTGCTATTCCTTTCCTCAGTAATGCTTTACTTGCCCTTTGCTAGGGGGCAATACGTCATCGTCCCCATAGCAACAGAGCCAAGTCAAGAAATAGCGTACGGTGCGTATTGGGGGAGGAGTGAAGCAACCGAAAGGCTATTCGTTGAGCTAACAAAGCACAGGCACCTTCCGGGAATTGCCGTCACAAGAGACCCCCCAGAGGTCTTCAGGTCAAGACTAGGGCTCAAAATCGTCCCGGTTCTCTGGGTCTCGAAGGTTAGGCACGACGAGGCCGTAGACCCCACCAGACTTCCATACCTACTTGAGAATCTCAAAGCGTTCCTTGAATCCACCAATCTAGACAAGGTCATTCTTATAGACTGCGTTGAGTACCTTCTGCTTGAAAACAAACCCGAAAGCGTTTTGAAGTTCATAGCCAGCCTGAGGGACCTTGCAACTCTCAACAGGGGAATCTTGCTCGTCTCAATAGAGCGGGAAGCCCTCGACGAGAAGACCTTTAACATGCTGGTCTCAGAACTAAAGCCAGTTGAGGAACTCGAGAAGATGCTCAGTAAGTGA
- the rlmD gene encoding 23S rRNA (uracil(1939)-C(5))-methyltransferase RlmD has protein sequence MRGVIERLSDDGLGVLRAGKREILVPHTAPGDLVEVRKWRRKKRKLIATEFELIEPSGIRTEPKCPYFGRCGGCLLQHLPYEEQLRFKASKLSKYLGLDVEVIPSPKIYGHRNRIDVVISTTGIGFRRYGTWWEAVDIAECPVFGDASRRVLKALREFIEDEKLSLYDIRKNEGFLRYIVIREGKFTGELMVNLVTKEGALPESFPDHFPFATSLYWSVNRSESDVSYGDVERFWGEPFIREKLDDVTYLIHPNSFFQTNSYQAVNLVRKVAELADGERVLDLYSGVGTFGVYLAKRGFAVEGVEINPFAVEMANRNAEINGVNAQFRVGSDRDVEDLSNYDTVIVDPPRAGLHPKLIRKILKDEPERLIYVSCNPKTLAENLSALREKYRIESAVGLDMFPHTPHVEAVIELKKFDT, from the coding sequence ATGAGGGGAGTTATAGAGAGGCTGAGCGACGATGGGCTGGGCGTTCTTCGGGCAGGAAAGCGGGAAATCCTCGTTCCGCACACGGCACCAGGAGACCTCGTGGAAGTCAGAAAATGGAGGAGAAAAAAGAGGAAGCTCATAGCGACTGAATTTGAGCTAATAGAGCCCTCTGGAATCAGAACCGAACCAAAGTGCCCCTACTTCGGAAGGTGCGGCGGCTGTCTGCTCCAGCACCTGCCCTATGAGGAACAGCTCCGCTTCAAGGCATCAAAACTCTCAAAGTATCTCGGTCTTGACGTCGAGGTTATTCCCTCGCCAAAGATATACGGCCATAGAAACAGGATTGATGTTGTCATTTCGACAACTGGGATAGGGTTCAGGCGCTACGGGACGTGGTGGGAGGCCGTTGACATAGCCGAGTGCCCCGTCTTCGGCGATGCGAGCAGAAGGGTTCTGAAGGCCCTGCGAGAGTTCATCGAGGACGAGAAGCTTTCACTCTACGACATACGGAAGAACGAGGGCTTTTTGAGATACATCGTCATCCGCGAGGGGAAATTCACCGGCGAGCTCATGGTGAACCTCGTGACGAAGGAGGGAGCCCTTCCGGAGTCCTTCCCTGACCACTTCCCATTTGCCACATCTCTCTACTGGAGCGTCAACAGGAGCGAGAGCGACGTTTCCTACGGCGACGTCGAACGCTTCTGGGGCGAGCCATTCATAAGGGAGAAACTCGACGACGTGACTTACCTCATCCACCCCAACAGCTTCTTCCAGACCAACAGCTATCAAGCTGTCAACCTCGTCAGAAAGGTGGCGGAGCTCGCCGACGGCGAAAGGGTTCTTGACCTCTACTCCGGCGTCGGCACTTTCGGCGTTTACCTCGCCAAGAGGGGCTTTGCCGTCGAGGGGGTCGAGATTAACCCCTTTGCAGTCGAGATGGCCAACAGAAACGCCGAAATAAACGGGGTAAACGCCCAGTTCAGGGTGGGGAGCGATAGGGACGTGGAGGACCTTTCAAACTACGACACCGTGATAGTTGACCCGCCGAGGGCGGGCCTCCACCCGAAGCTAATCCGGAAAATCTTAAAAGACGAACCGGAGAGGCTAATCTACGTATCGTGCAATCCCAAAACGCTCGCCGAGAACCTCTCGGCTTTGAGGGAGAAATACAGGATTGAGAGCGCCGTCGGTCTCGATATGTTCCCGCACACACCCCACGTTGAGGCCGTGATTGAATTGAAGAAGTTCGATACATAA
- the queC gene encoding 7-cyano-7-deazaguanine synthase QueC has translation MKRAVVLFSGGLDSTACLYWAKKNYDEVIMLVINYGSNEERVTNRVAEFFSKELDVPLKIVRLDFLEEFSKLRGTTLVGGETPKVTAEELEDFERAKETAKSVWVPARNVVLISVAASLLDALGGGDIIVGFNAEEGATFPDNTPEFVEKMNEMLRYGTMAEVKVVAPLINLDKKGIAKLLKELDAKYEYSNSCYMPKGFTEDGKPIHCGECESCVRRHRGLIEGIGEDKTVYAVEPKI, from the coding sequence ATGAAGCGCGCGGTGGTGCTGTTTTCCGGTGGACTCGACTCAACGGCCTGCCTCTACTGGGCGAAGAAGAACTACGACGAGGTCATAATGCTCGTCATCAACTACGGGAGCAACGAGGAGCGCGTTACGAACAGAGTTGCGGAGTTCTTTTCGAAGGAGCTCGACGTCCCGCTGAAGATAGTTCGCCTCGACTTCCTTGAGGAGTTCTCAAAGCTTCGCGGAACGACGCTCGTCGGAGGGGAGACGCCGAAGGTAACGGCGGAGGAGCTTGAGGATTTCGAGAGGGCGAAGGAGACGGCCAAAAGCGTCTGGGTTCCCGCTCGTAACGTCGTCCTCATAAGCGTTGCCGCTTCTCTCCTCGATGCCCTCGGAGGCGGGGACATAATAGTCGGCTTCAACGCGGAGGAAGGTGCCACTTTCCCGGACAACACGCCCGAGTTCGTCGAGAAGATGAACGAGATGCTTCGCTATGGAACGATGGCCGAGGTGAAGGTTGTTGCCCCGCTCATAAACCTTGACAAAAAAGGTATAGCAAAGCTCCTTAAGGAGCTGGACGCGAAGTACGAGTACTCCAACTCCTGCTACATGCCGAAGGGCTTCACCGAGGACGGAAAGCCGATTCACTGCGGTGAATGTGAGAGCTGTGTCCGGAGGCACCGCGGTCTCATTGAGGGCATTGGGGAGGATAAGACCGTTTACGCCGTCGAGCCGAAGATTTGA
- a CDS encoding MinD/ParA family ATP-binding protein, whose product MVAIVVTGRGGAGKTTMTANLSTYFSGIGLRTLAIDGDLYLPKLAFHFGIYNPITNLHTLLKKEDSRLEESIYRDVRTGVDVLPGSSKLYDILDIDQRRLRQIVMDVQTRYDVTLIDSPVGIPFDTISTFRLAEYQLIIIEVERGPIHSFHRMVENEVEKLKALGEAYGLKVGVLINKVREAEPVIDGIVNFLEGSFNIPVVGIVAHDPAVPASQNEGIPVIAFSPHARASKDITTAGRVLSEWVFGRREKKSLWERIKEAFLSVLHGVPSGEKL is encoded by the coding sequence ATGGTTGCGATAGTGGTTACTGGGCGAGGTGGGGCCGGGAAGACAACGATGACGGCCAACCTCTCGACCTACTTCTCGGGCATAGGTCTGAGAACCCTTGCAATAGACGGCGACCTTTACCTTCCGAAGCTCGCCTTTCACTTCGGGATATACAATCCGATAACGAACCTTCACACGCTCTTGAAGAAGGAGGACTCAAGACTCGAGGAGTCCATATACCGGGATGTAAGAACGGGCGTTGACGTTCTCCCCGGGAGCTCAAAGCTCTACGATATCCTAGATATAGACCAGAGGCGGCTCAGGCAGATAGTGATGGACGTCCAGACCAGGTACGACGTTACGCTGATTGACTCGCCCGTGGGGATTCCCTTCGACACAATCTCAACGTTTCGGCTGGCGGAGTATCAGCTAATCATAATCGAGGTGGAGCGGGGCCCGATTCACTCATTCCACAGGATGGTGGAGAACGAGGTCGAGAAGCTCAAGGCCCTCGGTGAGGCCTACGGCCTCAAGGTCGGTGTGCTGATAAACAAGGTTCGCGAGGCCGAGCCGGTAATAGATGGCATAGTGAACTTCCTTGAGGGGAGCTTCAACATTCCCGTCGTTGGAATCGTTGCCCATGACCCCGCGGTTCCGGCGAGCCAGAACGAGGGGATTCCGGTCATAGCCTTCTCCCCGCACGCGAGGGCGTCAAAGGACATAACGACCGCGGGAAGGGTTCTGAGCGAGTGGGTCTTTGGGAGAAGGGAAAAGAAGAGCCTCTGGGAGAGGATAAAGGAGGCCTTTCTGTCAGTCCTTCATGGAGTCCCTTCTGGCGAAAAGCTCTGA
- the cobO gene encoding cob(I)yrinic acid a,c-diamide adenosyltransferase, with amino-acid sequence MSWKEKLGLVHIYTGNGKGKTTAAFGLAVRMLGSGGKVAIVQFMKAPKVYGEQKKIEECGALIESFGLPKFVHGKPEPEDIEAVKRALARAKELVSSGEWDLVILDEICVALGFNMLDIEEVKELIKSKAPKTELVLTGRYCPEELFELADYVTEMREVKHPYQKGILARRGVEY; translated from the coding sequence ATGTCATGGAAGGAGAAGCTTGGTTTGGTTCACATCTACACCGGAAACGGGAAGGGCAAGACGACGGCCGCGTTCGGTCTTGCCGTTAGAATGCTCGGCTCCGGCGGAAAGGTCGCGATAGTCCAGTTCATGAAGGCCCCGAAGGTTTACGGCGAGCAGAAAAAGATTGAGGAGTGCGGTGCACTGATAGAGTCCTTCGGCCTGCCGAAGTTCGTTCACGGGAAGCCGGAGCCTGAGGATATAGAGGCCGTTAAGAGGGCCCTCGCAAGGGCAAAGGAGCTCGTTTCAAGCGGGGAGTGGGATTTGGTGATACTCGACGAAATCTGCGTTGCCCTCGGTTTCAACATGCTGGACATCGAGGAGGTTAAGGAGCTCATAAAGAGCAAAGCCCCGAAAACCGAGCTCGTTTTAACTGGTCGCTACTGTCCGGAGGAACTCTTTGAGCTGGCCGACTACGTCACGGAGATGAGGGAGGTAAAGCACCCGTACCAGAAGGGAATCCTCGCGAGGAGGGGCGTTGAATACTGA
- a CDS encoding dihydroorotate dehydrogenase, with translation MASLEVELFGIRFENPLILASGINDKVPEQWIRAHEEGAGGVVTKSIGIEPRKGYDNPTIVELPYGLINAMGLPNPGWKGFLEMVEGYTFDFPLIVSIFGGTPEEFAFLAEKLSDVADAFELNLSCPHAKGYGMEIGQNPENVYEVVKAVKDATDKPVIAKLTPNIDDITKLGLAAEKAGADAVSAINTLKAIAIDIYARKPILSNRVGGYSGPGVKPVALRAVYDLAKALEVPVIGIGGITTWQDAVEFLLAGASALQIGTAVSLRGWKVFREINEGIEAYLESEGFSSVEEIVGLALE, from the coding sequence ATGGCGAGCCTTGAGGTCGAGCTTTTTGGGATAAGGTTCGAGAACCCGCTCATTCTCGCATCGGGAATCAACGACAAGGTTCCGGAGCAGTGGATTCGAGCGCACGAGGAAGGTGCTGGAGGAGTCGTTACGAAATCAATCGGAATCGAGCCAAGGAAAGGTTACGACAACCCCACCATCGTCGAGCTTCCCTACGGTCTGATAAACGCGATGGGCCTGCCAAACCCGGGCTGGAAGGGCTTCCTTGAGATGGTTGAGGGCTACACCTTTGACTTCCCGCTGATAGTCTCGATTTTCGGCGGAACGCCTGAGGAGTTCGCCTTCTTAGCTGAAAAGCTGAGTGACGTTGCCGATGCCTTCGAGCTGAACCTCAGCTGTCCCCACGCCAAAGGTTATGGCATGGAAATCGGTCAGAACCCGGAGAACGTCTACGAGGTGGTGAAAGCCGTCAAGGACGCCACCGATAAGCCGGTTATAGCGAAGCTGACGCCGAACATAGACGACATCACGAAGCTCGGCTTGGCGGCGGAGAAGGCCGGTGCAGATGCCGTCTCGGCGATAAACACTCTGAAGGCGATTGCAATTGACATCTACGCAAGGAAACCAATCCTCAGCAACCGCGTTGGAGGCTACTCCGGGCCCGGCGTTAAGCCCGTCGCGCTCAGAGCTGTTTACGACCTCGCGAAGGCCCTCGAGGTTCCGGTGATAGGCATTGGCGGAATAACAACGTGGCAGGACGCCGTTGAGTTTCTCCTCGCTGGTGCATCGGCGCTTCAGATTGGAACTGCAGTCTCGCTCAGGGGCTGGAAGGTCTTCAGGGAAATCAATGAGGGCATCGAAGCCTACCTCGAGAGTGAGGGCTTTTCGAGCGTGGAGGAGATAGTTGGTCTCGCCCTTGAATGA
- the pyrE gene encoding orotate phosphoribosyltransferase produces MGKKDELIEAFFREGAILFGHFVLTSGKESDYYINVKKLITNPKVLKLIAELMKEKAEELGVEFDRVAGPELGAVPIATALSLETGKPLVIVRKKPKGHGTGSQIEGEVRPGDKVLLVEDVTTTGGSVLRSAKVLENQGAKVSAILVVVDREEGARENLGDYLFAPLVTVSELFARRDSMKD; encoded by the coding sequence ATGGGAAAGAAAGATGAGCTCATCGAGGCCTTCTTCAGGGAGGGGGCAATCCTCTTCGGTCACTTCGTCCTGACGTCCGGAAAGGAGAGCGACTACTACATCAACGTCAAGAAGCTCATCACCAACCCCAAAGTTTTGAAGCTCATCGCCGAGCTAATGAAGGAGAAGGCTGAGGAACTTGGAGTCGAGTTTGACCGCGTTGCAGGCCCGGAGCTCGGCGCGGTTCCCATAGCGACGGCCCTCTCGCTCGAAACTGGAAAGCCCCTCGTAATCGTCAGGAAGAAGCCGAAGGGACACGGCACGGGGAGCCAGATTGAGGGCGAAGTGAGGCCGGGGGATAAGGTTCTCCTCGTCGAGGACGTGACAACCACCGGGGGAAGCGTCCTCCGCTCGGCGAAGGTTCTTGAGAATCAGGGGGCAAAGGTATCCGCTATCCTCGTCGTAGTGGACCGGGAAGAAGGCGCCCGCGAGAACCTCGGAGACTACCTCTTTGCACCCCTCGTCACGGTCTCAGAGCTTTTCGCCAGAAGGGACTCCATGAAGGACTGA